A single region of the Candidatus Marsarchaeota archaeon genome encodes:
- a CDS encoding AAA family ATPase — MPKTKNTVILVLGSPGAGKTTLINSLPKRPNTKVINIGTLMEHEAAAEAVTRDRLRYLSTNKIRALRRKAFKRIGAMSGTIIVDTHATVEKGNKFIFGLPIKDLHYMGKISGIIYVDATPDELVKRRLADTVRKRENDDLEVLNLQRQINLAVMSAYGSEFDIPVYILHNKENKLEKSIEDFSKFVTDILENT, encoded by the coding sequence ATGCCCAAAACTAAAAATACCGTAATATTGGTTCTTGGCTCGCCAGGAGCAGGCAAAACCACCCTGATAAACAGCCTTCCAAAAAGACCAAACACCAAAGTAATAAACATAGGCACCCTAATGGAGCATGAAGCGGCAGCCGAAGCAGTTACAAGGGACAGGCTTAGGTATCTTAGCACAAACAAGATACGCGCCCTAAGAAGAAAGGCTTTCAAGCGGATAGGGGCAATGTCAGGCACAATAATAGTGGATACGCATGCAACTGTTGAAAAAGGAAATAAATTTATATTTGGACTTCCAATAAAAGATTTACATTACATGGGCAAAATATCAGGTATCATATATGTAGACGCAACGCCTGACGAGCTTGTAAAGCGAAGGCTTGCCGACACGGTGAGGAAGAGGGAGAATGATGACCTCGAAGTGCTCAACCTGCAAAGGCAGATAAACCTTGCTGTAATGAGCGCATATGGGTCTGAATTTGACATACCTGTATATATATTGCACAACAAGGAAAACAAGCTTGAAAAATCAATCGAGGATTTCAGCAAGTTTGTTACAGACATACTGGAAAATACATGA
- a CDS encoding EMC3/TMCO1 family protein — protein sequence MVATIALNTAMPFTTMAIIIAIGLAYIAFSTFAQRKVGNPRRMRELQKRMNDLSKELNALIKAHAPQEEISKKQSELMPLMSENMKVSIKPMLVILPVFFALYYLLLPMAFGSMANEYVMFLGSFKLNYQGVFFACVFIIGIITSISIVIYDRVKMRKESQKEPQSQPATQ from the coding sequence ATGGTTGCAACAATAGCGCTTAACACTGCAATGCCGTTTACTACAATGGCGATAATAATAGCCATAGGCCTTGCTTATATTGCTTTTTCAACATTTGCCCAGAGGAAAGTCGGCAATCCGAGAAGGATGAGGGAGCTTCAAAAACGCATGAACGACCTCTCAAAGGAGCTCAACGCCCTGATAAAGGCGCATGCACCGCAGGAAGAAATAAGCAAAAAGCAGAGCGAACTGATGCCGCTAATGAGCGAAAACATGAAGGTTTCTATAAAGCCAATGCTCGTCATACTGCCAGTATTCTTTGCGCTCTATTACCTGCTGCTTCCTATGGCATTCGGCTCAATGGCAAACGAGTACGTGATGTTCCTGGGGTCTTTTAAGCTTAATTACCAGGGGGTATTTTTTGCATGCGTTTTCATAATAGGCATAATAACTTCGATATCGATAGTAATCTACGACAGGGTGAAAATGCGCAAGGAAAGCCAGAAGGAACCCCAGTCGCAGCCTGCAACGCAGTAG
- the rpl34e gene encoding 50S ribosomal protein L34e (the function of this protein in the ribosome is unknown), whose product MPKPMYRSHSMKKSQRVTKSKRTVTHYRRGKNSMPHCAICGSELNGISSHGGKSRRTNSRIFGGVLCAKCTAQIVKLGSRVENGDITLDDIGMNQRAYVLQLVAH is encoded by the coding sequence TTGCCAAAACCGATGTATAGATCGCATAGCATGAAGAAATCGCAGCGAGTGACCAAGTCCAAAAGGACCGTCACGCATTACCGCAGGGGCAAGAATTCCATGCCTCACTGTGCAATCTGCGGCTCCGAACTTAACGGCATTTCAAGCCATGGCGGCAAAAGCAGGCGCACCAACAGCAGGATTTTTGGCGGCGTCTTATGCGCCAAATGCACTGCCCAAATAGTAAAACTTGGCAGCCGCGTTGAAAATGGCGACATAACCCTTGATGACATAGGCATGAATCAAAGGGCGTATGTGCTGCAGCTTGTTGCTCACTGA
- a CDS encoding cytidylate kinase family protein, producing MKICISGFTASGKTTIAQAVSEGMGISHIHRSYKEFVKTEGDIAAFVSNADPKFTKAFDREIIKSVKAKRDCVVSTWLSPWLVKDATLKIWLAATLEERSKRWARDYGIPIKKAKKTVAAKDSSTVEMAKRTYGIDLRDISAFDIIINTERTSKEEAAKLIIYFARLRLNKGKGA from the coding sequence ATGAAAATATGCATATCTGGCTTCACTGCCAGCGGCAAAACAACAATAGCCCAAGCAGTATCAGAGGGCATGGGCATAAGCCACATACACAGGTCATACAAGGAATTTGTTAAAACCGAAGGCGACATTGCTGCCTTTGTTAGTAATGCAGACCCAAAATTCACTAAGGCCTTCGACAGGGAAATCATAAAATCCGTAAAAGCAAAAAGGGACTGCGTAGTAAGCACATGGCTCTCGCCATGGCTGGTTAAAGACGCCACACTGAAGATATGGCTTGCAGCAACCCTTGAAGAGCGCTCAAAGAGGTGGGCCCGCGATTACGGCATACCTATTAAGAAGGCAAAGAAAACTGTTGCCGCAAAGGACAGCAGCACAGTAGAAATGGCAAAGCGCACATACGGCATAGATTTGCGCGATATCAGCGCGTTTGACATAATTATAAATACTGAAAGAACAAGCAAAGAAGAAGCAGCTAAATTAATAATATACTTTGCTAGATTGCGTTTGAACAAGGGAAAAGGTGCGTAA
- a CDS encoding 50S ribosomal protein L14e, which translates to MLVEPGRVCIKKFGRDAGSRAVITSIEPDGFVKIITAKRPKERKCNVRHLEFLKEAIDPKNKEQVNKTLGIAEPARAKTK; encoded by the coding sequence ATGTTGGTAGAACCAGGAAGAGTCTGCATAAAAAAATTCGGAAGGGACGCAGGAAGCAGAGCAGTTATAACTTCAATAGAGCCAGACGGCTTTGTAAAAATCATAACTGCAAAAAGGCCTAAAGAGCGAAAGTGCAACGTAAGGCATTTGGAATTCCTTAAAGAAGCCATAGATCCAAAAAACAAAGAGCAGGTAAACAAAACGCTTGGAATAGCAGAGCCGGCAAGGGCAAAAACAAAGTAG
- a CDS encoding metallophosphoesterase family protein yields the protein MKIAIVSDLHIGYERFFEDAQNQAREALEKAAEMADAILLPGDIFDKRAPKPDVMAQALRIFRDISTRNFGARTVSFSGSGSAYTDKPVIAISGTHERTAAGKENPLSVLALAGLVIDVSESVATISKGDEKVSVFGLGGVSEERVRETLRSLDPKPVSSSFNIFMFHQSVYEILPFDKDFIHYEELPKGYDLYVCGHIHSRLASKLYGKLFLIPGSTVLTQLKEGEQERKGFILFDTSEYKYEFVEINSRPFVVKHLAFSGENPSKVRERCEGAILDCISEFPEKKPIVKLYLEGTFERAGNELGLRNLASKYAGKAIVEIDTAKLSEPSIEEGIANIRKNRLNDLSVKDAGLQALKERLIETGFDSKIDYKQLFDILSDLGPSKKEKMIEAALQFLES from the coding sequence ATGAAAATTGCAATAGTTTCCGATTTGCACATAGGATACGAGCGCTTTTTTGAAGACGCACAGAACCAAGCACGCGAAGCGCTTGAAAAAGCAGCGGAAATGGCTGATGCGATACTGCTGCCTGGCGACATTTTCGACAAAAGAGCGCCGAAGCCTGACGTTATGGCCCAGGCACTGCGCATATTCAGGGATATTTCTACCAGGAATTTTGGGGCGCGGACTGTATCTTTTTCTGGAAGCGGCAGTGCTTATACCGACAAACCAGTAATAGCAATATCCGGAACGCATGAAAGGACAGCTGCAGGGAAGGAAAATCCATTGAGCGTGCTGGCGCTTGCAGGCCTCGTCATAGACGTGAGCGAATCTGTAGCCACAATAAGCAAGGGCGACGAAAAGGTGTCAGTATTCGGCCTTGGCGGCGTATCTGAAGAGAGGGTGCGTGAGACCCTAAGATCCCTTGACCCAAAGCCAGTAAGCTCATCCTTCAATATATTCATGTTCCATCAGTCGGTGTATGAGATATTACCATTCGACAAGGACTTTATACATTATGAGGAGCTCCCGAAAGGATACGACCTGTACGTATGCGGGCACATACACAGCAGGCTTGCATCTAAGCTCTATGGCAAGCTCTTCCTTATACCAGGCAGCACTGTCCTTACACAGCTGAAGGAGGGCGAGCAGGAGCGCAAGGGCTTCATACTGTTCGACACCAGCGAGTACAAATACGAATTTGTAGAGATAAACAGCAGGCCTTTCGTTGTGAAGCATTTGGCATTCTCTGGAGAAAACCCATCGAAGGTCAGGGAAAGGTGTGAAGGTGCAATTCTGGACTGCATATCAGAATTTCCTGAAAAAAAGCCAATAGTAAAATTATATCTTGAAGGAACGTTTGAGCGTGCCGGCAATGAATTGGGATTGAGAAACCTTGCATCCAAATATGCAGGCAAAGCAATCGTAGAAATTGACACAGCCAAGCTTTCAGAACCGTCAATAGAAGAGGGAATTGCGAACATTAGGAAAAACCGGCTTAATGACCTCAGCGTGAAAGACGCAGGGCTTCAGGCACTGAAAGAAAGGCTGATAGAAACAGGCTTTGACAGCAAAATAGACTACAAACAGCTTTTTGACATCCTTTCCGACCTTGGCCCTTCAAAAAAGGAGAAAATGATAGAAGCCGCATTGCAGTTTTTGGAAAGCTGA
- a CDS encoding DHH family phosphoesterase encodes MLSFEQLCQRIEQSKNKKVMITFHSIGDTDAISSALGISALLGNAHISSPDFLSANARLVLESFGMDQKDITNGFIKDAELIVMVDVNNFEDCGSFETDLRNASCEILVIDHHAPSKVDRDLLIFNDEGYNSTASIVYDIFKNLGVAPDKRMAEALAIGIIADSAEFKNATAHSFVQIGELLSNAGLSYQELTEKFSHVAPPEIRLGTLKDLFNSEIAVINKMLFLKGETQSHAAAAADDAIKIGVDIALVASESEKEISFSARCRPPLDKERQFHLGKIMKSIAKTIDGVGGGHPCAAGAYGTKKEGKAEFIKMFENEVFYK; translated from the coding sequence GTGCTGAGTTTTGAACAACTGTGCCAGAGGATAGAGCAGAGCAAGAACAAGAAAGTCATGATAACGTTTCACAGCATAGGCGACACCGACGCAATCTCTTCTGCGCTAGGCATAAGCGCATTGCTCGGAAACGCACACATCTCCTCGCCTGATTTCTTGAGCGCAAATGCAAGGCTTGTGCTGGAGAGCTTCGGCATGGATCAGAAGGACATAACAAATGGATTTATCAAGGATGCAGAACTCATAGTGATGGTTGACGTAAACAATTTCGAGGACTGCGGCAGCTTTGAAACAGATTTGCGCAATGCTTCATGCGAAATACTTGTAATAGATCACCATGCACCCTCCAAGGTGGACAGGGACTTGCTGATATTCAACGATGAAGGCTATAATTCCACAGCAAGCATAGTCTATGACATTTTCAAGAATCTGGGGGTTGCGCCTGACAAAAGAATGGCCGAGGCGCTGGCAATAGGAATTATTGCAGATTCAGCTGAATTCAAAAATGCCACGGCGCACAGCTTTGTGCAGATTGGCGAGCTGCTTTCAAACGCAGGGCTAAGCTATCAGGAGCTAACGGAAAAGTTCTCGCATGTGGCTCCGCCTGAAATAAGGCTTGGCACGCTCAAGGACCTTTTCAATTCTGAGATAGCAGTCATAAACAAAATGCTATTTTTGAAGGGCGAGACGCAGTCACATGCGGCCGCTGCAGCTGATGACGCGATCAAAATTGGAGTTGATATAGCGCTGGTTGCTTCCGAATCCGAGAAGGAGATATCCTTTTCTGCAAGGTGCAGGCCGCCCCTGGATAAAGAGCGCCAATTCCATTTGGGAAAAATCATGAAGAGCATAGCCAAAACGATTGACGGCGTCGGCGGCGGGCATCCATGCGCTGCTGGAGCGTACGGAACAAAGAAGGAGGGCAAGGCAGAATTCATCAAAATGTTTGAAAACGAAGTTTTCTACAAGTGA
- a CDS encoding prefoldin subunit, translating into MDQNQLEKITVDYQKVQEQLQALSAQKEQFSTQKDEYKQAKEQIEKATGKIYSAVGGAIIETTKEEALKEIQDKDELIDMRLSMLKKQIDELKKKDQELREQITSALNESKK; encoded by the coding sequence ATGGATCAGAACCAATTGGAGAAAATCACTGTAGACTATCAAAAGGTCCAGGAGCAGCTGCAGGCGCTAAGCGCACAAAAAGAGCAATTTTCAACCCAGAAAGATGAGTACAAGCAGGCTAAGGAGCAGATAGAAAAGGCGACGGGGAAGATTTATTCCGCAGTTGGCGGGGCAATAATAGAAACGACCAAAGAGGAGGCCTTGAAAGAGATACAGGACAAAGACGAGCTCATAGACATGAGGCTAAGCATGCTTAAAAAGCAGATTGACGAACTCAAGAAGAAGGATCAGGAGTTGAGGGAGCAGATAACTTCTGCGCTTAATGAGTCTAAAAAGTAA
- a CDS encoding NADH-quinone oxidoreductase subunit D (Catalyzes the transfer of electrons from NADH to quinone), with product MPVMRLNVGPIHPSTHGVLRLVVDVNGDTIEHLETHIGFLHRGIEKLMETRMYMQNPSYTEKMDYVAPLAWDDLYVNAVEMAQGKEVKDDAQYARVILNEFQRIASHLLWLGTFCNDLGQMFTMFMWCFRDRAQVIKFLEDVSGSRMFYVNMRVGGLDKPLPPNFKERAYKLTDYIENHITEYPGILDGNSIFLERTKGVGILKRDDAVNMGAAGPVLRAAGIEEDVRKAAPYYKYGNLKFKIPTSNKSDTYARYRVRYEEMFESIKIIRQALDALPEVPDVTGMPIKLIGPQANPAPVLVRHELPRGEGIIYMVPDKQRPYRIYMRSPTYMNLSLLEKIAVGQKFADLFSILGGLDVIMAEIDK from the coding sequence ATGCCTGTGATGAGACTTAATGTTGGGCCGATACATCCGAGCACGCACGGAGTGCTACGCTTGGTAGTCGATGTAAATGGAGATACGATAGAGCATTTGGAAACGCATATAGGGTTTTTGCACAGGGGAATCGAAAAGCTTATGGAAACAAGAATGTACATGCAAAACCCTTCTTATACTGAAAAAATGGATTATGTGGCTCCGCTTGCCTGGGATGACTTATACGTTAATGCGGTAGAGATGGCGCAGGGGAAGGAAGTAAAGGATGATGCGCAGTACGCAAGAGTAATTTTAAATGAATTCCAAAGAATTGCCAGCCATTTGCTTTGGCTAGGAACTTTCTGCAATGACTTGGGGCAGATGTTTACAATGTTTATGTGGTGCTTCAGGGACAGAGCCCAGGTGATAAAATTCTTGGAAGACGTGTCAGGGAGCAGGATGTTTTATGTAAACATGCGCGTAGGTGGGCTTGACAAGCCCCTGCCTCCAAACTTTAAGGAGAGGGCTTACAAACTCACAGATTATATTGAAAACCATATAACTGAATATCCAGGCATATTGGACGGCAACTCAATATTCCTAGAAAGAACAAAGGGGGTTGGAATACTGAAGAGGGATGATGCAGTAAATATGGGCGCGGCTGGCCCTGTACTGCGTGCTGCAGGCATTGAGGAAGATGTGAGGAAGGCGGCACCTTACTACAAATATGGCAATCTGAAGTTCAAGATCCCGACAAGCAATAAGTCAGATACATACGCGAGGTATAGGGTAAGGTACGAAGAGATGTTTGAGAGCATAAAAATAATAAGGCAGGCATTAGACGCGCTGCCGGAAGTGCCTGATGTGACTGGCATGCCGATAAAGCTTATAGGGCCGCAGGCAAATCCTGCGCCTGTTTTAGTAAGGCATGAGTTGCCCAGAGGAGAGGGCATAATATACATGGTGCCTGACAAGCAGAGGCCATACCGCATTTATATGCGCTCGCCGACTTACATGAATCTCTCACTGCTAGAAAAAATTGCAGTAGGGCAGAAATTTGCTGACCTGTTTTCCATACTTGGGGGGCTTGACGTCATAATGGCTGAGATAGACAAGTGA